Genomic DNA from Theobroma cacao cultivar B97-61/B2 chromosome 3, Criollo_cocoa_genome_V2, whole genome shotgun sequence:
ATATTCAAGTCTCCAAAAGCACAAAACTTTCCTCCCATAGTTATaatgattttcaaaacaatattcGATGTATTCACACCAATTTAGTTTTATCAAACCTACACAGATAGCTCCAAATCTTCAACCATCAAGAGGCTAGTTGAACACCTATAAAAGATCAATCTTTCTTAGCCCTCATTCTTTGGCTAAACCATCAACTATGCCATTCCCCTCCCTCTTAATATGAGTCACCTTCTAGCACCTTATTTCTTTATGTATGGCCTCTATTTGCAATAAGATCTACCTAAACCTCCATGGAGGCTTTAGTGGATTATTGGCCTAATTTACAACATTAAGAGAATCACTTTCCACCCATAAATTCTGTAAGTGATGATCCATTAAACCTAGAAAAATTTGGAAAGCTTCCTTTATAGCCAAAATTTTTGCAAGATTTGAGTCACTAAGGCCAATAGGCATGGAGAATTTAAACAGAATACTACCTTGTTGATCTTTTATTACACTACCTATACTAACTCGTCTCGGGTTTCCCTATGCTACACCATATTGGATTTTGCCTAATCGACTTAAGGTGATTACCAACTAACTACAAGTGTAGAGATTCTCACATGTCATGGTATTGTAATTATAGAAGGACATCTAAATATATCTAATGCTGACCTTGTTATTTTTGGCCACTTATCTTTACTCTATAAGGCAATTCgaagtttaattaaatcaaacaGCTAAACGATGTCCCATCTCTTATTATTAAAACAACTTCATTTCAGAAAAGCCATATAGATCAAacaataacataaaaagtaaGGATCCATACCTTTGAATTCTCCCCAGTGTGCatgatgaaatcaaagtaagGCATGAGCATCTTAGATTTTCATGAACCACCCAACTAATATCCATTTAGAACACCACATCCCCCACACCTTTTAGACTTCATCACATGAAAAAAGCAAATGTTGAACCATCCCTATTTTTTGGTTGTAAAGTACACAATTAGCTTGATTTTTTTCCAACATTATCCTCTtcattaatttgtaatttactgCAATTTACTCCCACAACAACTgccaaacaaaaattttcactctatACGGAGACTACCCCAACCAGACTCTTTTCACAAATCTCTATTATCCAACTATTAGCTATGAGAGATATTACAAAAAGATTTAGTTGAATACTTGCCAATTGGAGATGCTTTCAAAACCAAACCGTCCTTAAAGCCTTTCCCAAGAGTGAATTCACGTAAAAAACTCCATAATTTAGACCACTGATCTAGTTCCCAACCAAATACTTGTCTTCTCATCTCAATTTTCCATTACAACCACTGATCAGTTCATACACCATATTCACACCATATCCATAGCGGAAGGCTTTAACTGACTCAACAAAGTGGCCAAAATGGAGAACTTACCAAATGCAAAAATTGGTCTGTCATTGGGCAACCTTTACCACACAACTCTGTGGCCTATTTATCTACACATGGTATACAAATAAATGAGTactacaatactcagtgagtggtgcaaataaacaaaatcatatatatatatatatatatatataatacatatataaaatatatgcacTTTCCGTGCAACTTGATGTTTGAACTAACATCTCTAAATACAGGACATATCATTATCCCTAAATCTTCAATATGAGGGCGTATCATCATCCTCAATGTCTCCAAAGCTTATCAGACATATCATTAGGCTTATCCTCGAAGCCGATCAAAGTTATTCAAATCATTCTCCATGACACATTCTAGTCGTCAAAGGATCACATCAGAGTCATATCACATTTATTGAAGCTTCTCCATGGTTATCTCACATCATGCACAATTCAAATCAAAGAGTGGTCCTCCCTTAGACATAGTTAGATCATGCATGATGGCCACCCAACGAAGAATCAAATTACGCTCAAGGCAAAGCCATTGGTGGAGAAACAAATCACAGGCACGTCGAAGCAACAGGCAGAGAACAAATCACACAAAGCATCGAAATAGCTGACTGAGAAACAAATCATCGACCGGAGAAATCTTCAAACATCGGCATCACCCTTAGTAATCATGACGGATGGCATCAAAGCACTACATGCAGGAATCACACAAATAGTCACAAAGGGACAAAAATCTACTTAACCACAAATCAGATCAAtgttcaaaattatttcttcAGACGAAAACACAAATCCACAAATAAGGCCACATGCCTTTATCATTCACAATTTCTTTATCAAACCTCAATTCACATTTATCGAGCTTCAATCGTTTTAAGCTTGATTAGGTTCTAAATGCCTCTAAGTCTGTAAGGCAtcattcaatcaaatcatctcACATATCATTCACCTAGGGTAATCTACTCTTAGAGGTTTATCATAGCCTCTAGACATCTTAGTCTAGGCACACACACAACATAGAACACCATGTGGCTCACATCATAGCACATAATAGCACACAAttcacatatatacatataaacatatattgtTCTCTAGCCTAGGTTCATTCATCTAGTCATACATATTTCATTCTAATACTAATGCAGCGCATCTTTCATGCCTTATGCATTACATGCATATTAAACTAAACCCACTCACAGTGACAATAGGAGGCACTCCCATCCAAGCTCTGATCCTTAACCTCCAAACATTGTCTATCTTGCCAATGAGTTAATCTAACTCCATTTCCCCTTTCAAATACATCAGAACATCAAAAGATTAATTATTCTTGGCTTTCGAAAAATGCCATCTTttcacacaattaaataaatcttagCAATCCAATTGTTTAAGCTCAAATCCTTCATTAATGAGCTAAACCCATACCTTAGAAGTCGGATTGCAAGAGTCTTAGCTCCCACTTCTCCAATCCAAGCCAAAGaggaaaatcacaaaatttggagaaaatcaaatttcttggCATTTAGTctattaaattgaaaaataatcaataaaaacGTTCAATCTTACCTCCATAATGCTTTCTCAAGCTCCAAATAGCCTTAAATCACTTCAAAAATCCGTTTGGGGCCTTAAGGTTTCTAGTTTCTAGGGAGAGAAAGAGTCGAGAAAAAAGGTTCAGCGAAAATGGCTTGaacccctttttatttttacctttccTCTTTGatatatcaatacattttgGCAATGCATTGATACATCTAACCTAATTTCGAAtgaatatatcgatacattggggaaatgtattgatatattttagGTAGAATGCTCCCTGCccaacatgtatcgatacacatttgaaatgtatcgatacttttccCCTTAGGTGTTCTTTACttgaaatgtatcgatacatttggacaATGAATCAATACATGTTCATATTTGGccaaatctattgatacattctcaaatgtattgataaaatattcttcCTGAGGCCTTTGTTGTTCATCTTGCCATGAATGTATCATTACATTGGggtatgtatcgatactttcacCCTTGTAGGTAGTTATAAGCTtcctaaaaacaaaaaaaactcCAAAAGTCCAAGTTTAACACTCCAATATTATTCTCGGTTGATATTACACGtcaaatcatccatttaaattaATCCCATACACAAACTCATAAACATAGCTtcaattcttattaaaaacctcaaattatgggatttatcacatatttcctcaaaattttgCCTAAGGGTCAATATGTACACTCTTAAACACTAGGCATTCATATCCTATCATCAAAGTCCTCAACActccatatatttcatgaatCATTCTTAGTTTACATCAAAAATTAGGGGTCTAATATTGCATCACTAATAACTTCCCTAATGACATTCCTTAAACGATTAGCAAGTAATTTAGCAACAATCTTGTAAACACAACCAATGAGACTAATAGGTCTATATTGACTTATCATTTGTGGGTTTTTCTTTTAGGAATCATTGTGATGAAGCTTTCATTAACCCCATGTCTAAGATGCCTAGTATGATAGAACATTGAGACAAATTACATAACTACTTCTTTTACTACTGCCCACTAACTTTTCaggaaatgaaaattaaaacctTCTAGACCCGAAGCTCTATTTCCATCAAACTCTTGAATAACTCTATAGACCACTTCTTGCGAAAACGATATTTCTAAATCCTTCTTAGATTGTCTTGATAATTCATTTACTCCACATTTTAGGTTTTCCAACTTTAATGGGAGCCTAGCAGTAAACAATTTGCTAAAATGTTTAGCAATCTCCTTTTCAATTAATCCTGGTTCTTCAATTTGCACATTATTCACCAAAATACTACTCACACAATTAGCTCTTTTTCTTGATGAAGCCATAGCATGAAAATATTTCGTGTTCTTGTCTCCTTCAACAACCCATTTAACACAGGACAACTGCTTCCACTTACACTCTTCATCTCTATAAAGGGTCCACAACTCCATACACTTTCTAAGCACATCTTCCCTAGCCTTATTGTCATTTCCATCCTGCTGCCATTGAACTTCTAATTCTTGAATTTCAACTTCAAGTTGTTCAATCTTATGTGGAATATCACCATACTGTCTCTTATTGACTAAAAATAACCATCTATGCACAAAATTCAATTGACATTTAAGATAATAATTCGATTCAATTATagtcaaaaataattttgtccATTTGGCAAAATATtcaagtaaattataattatttttgtatttaggataaatatgtgataaaatataattatggataatttttgcttttgggataaatatgtatttaaattataataacgataattttgttctttatgaaaataaatgcaaatataataaaaggtatttttgtcttttatcacatattcctttcttattccaaggtttttttttaactaaccAAACATTGCAATAAATCATAATAGCAATTCCTACCCTATTCCATTCATTGTACAAAACTACATCATATCTATTCTATTATATGCCTACAGAATAGATATTCTATTCCATTCCAGTCTATTTCACGATCTGAATGTGTTGCAAGGgttattgtcacgacccaaattctgggccatgatcggtgcatgggtctaatggacgtagtccactaagcccaagcaagcctattaatctgacgagttcatcattccatcataaactgctaagtcacatttcataacttaggatcaaaataatattaaacattgccaccttatactggcataccaaagaagtgtatatacattgtctagaacatgtatcttaataatttacattaggtttgtctatacaccacaaaagaatactcgacttccagcaaagagactcggacgaatgtacagctactgaacgCCGAGACACATACCAAAAGaaggatacaagtctacaaggacacctcgtcctagttaccggctgcctcatgatctgaaaacatgaagttcaAAACGgcgagtataaacccagtgagtgaacaagaaagggaacatgcataccataaggaatgtttaacgaaatcatgatgcattctttttcaaaacaatgcaatttgtttttgttcttattaaacccctcatgtaaactccacatgagtaaatcactttatgaaagGGTCCATGTTCAACAaaagatttggagagtgaaaactttaatagcattcatacGAATCAGGTTaaagcgagaatgcctttccgctgtagtgacacttgatttaaattatcaattaacaGAGGGTTTCTTGATtggccaagggtttctcaccagACCTCCTCATATTaagcttaattcatttattccttaatgttggaaatccatgctcaaatatggtagcaaagaagtggaaaatagggcaacaattaatcaaaatgtgacacaaaacagaaagtttttcgctgcaacgataATGAATCTCACAGCAATGAAACTTCTGCCCCAAGATAGAAactttctcgctgtagcaagaagCTACAGTattttctcgctgcagcgacaATGtgttctcgctatagcgagttTTTGACCAGCCACCCTCcaaaaacctgagagtttttcgctacagcaagaatgaatCTTGTTACAACGAGAAtcagaacatcaagaaaaaggtCTCCTTTTCCCTTAAATCAAAGCCATTctattaaaataacaaaagcaacatgtaacacacaAACTgccaaatttcaacaatacaaatgctcacatttttgcattacaaccatataccatatatgtatatatatatatatatatatatcaatcatcatgtacaccctcccatcatcatcatctcatatgcaacggcttatgcacactcccactcacacatagtcgggtcagcaacggcttttATGCACTCCCActtgcacatagtcgggtcagcaacgACTTATGTGCATtcctacttgcacatagctgggtcaatatcattacacaacattattcgtatatatatatatcaacatagtgTAGTAGTTCAACcatccataacagccacatgtcacaacataaaataaatttatcaaaggcttgttcccaaagtactcatttttaaagaaagctaaataaaatcattcaagtatATAGTGCAAATAAGTTTACATTCCCAAACagtttttgaaatgcaagtccactcaccggtgtTTAATGAGCCTTTAACCGACTTTAACTTCCTTAATGGTCCAATTAGCACGGTgtggcttcgttggaaccttaataactttaaaactttgaaattctttccaacgATTCTTCAAACTACTgtaaagcttcctctttctctctctaaaacacctaactagtaaGAGAGAATATGGAAACAAGACTTTTCAtaggttttaaagtgagagaatggaagagcacaagggtttatggaaagggtgcaccaaaagcatgaaatttggagctatTTGAGGAAGGTTGTGGAGCTTTcttatcaagctttcatggaggttaagaagcaacgtgaaagagaagaagaagaagaagaagaaaagccgCTGGAGATTgtagaagctgctagaagaaagggatatttatagcttatgcttatccactccacttaaattaccaaaatgcccctccacaaattagcttattcttctccaatcttttatgcaatctttttgctcttttgacactaggacaaggtccataatggccTAGAAATGTTcaggttcacgaaaacttaaaaattttaacccgaggtgaaaaatgaccattttacccctattgtgaaagctattgaaacttctagttttctttgtgttttcatcattacacatcatttatgaggtcttatgcctatttaaaccttaaaatataataaaaatttcttttgggagcttattagatgaaatgatgaaactacccctagcccgTGTTATGGCTTCTATgcctagttacaagcctatagaggttgaggtctcacattctcccccacttaaagaAATTCGATCtctgaatttaaattcaactaTAAGGTAGCGTACCTCTAAGCATCAAAGAGGTGTGGATATTTGGCTCGCATCTCCTCCTCGgcttcccacgttacctcTTCACTAGTGTGGTTTCGCCACAATACTTTCACTAaggctacatcctttgaacgaagctttttaacttgcctatcaaggatagcAATTGGTTGCTTCTCATAGGTTAAATCATCTTGCAACTGGATGGTttcataccgtattacatgAGATGGATCGGGGTTATATTTTCTAATCATTGATACATGGAATACGGGGTGAATGTTCGAGAGGTCTAGTGGTAGCGCCAAATGATAAGCCACCgctccaaccctttctaagatctcgaaaGGCTTATATATTGAGGACTTAATTTCCCTGTCTTGTCGAACCTCATTACCCTTTTAGTTTGTGAAACCTTCAAGAATACATGATCTCCCATATGAAATTCCAAGTATCTCCTTCTATTATCATCATATGACTTCTGTCTACTTTGTACTGACAACATCTTTTGCCAAATCATATGTATCTTCTCGGTGGCGTCCTTGTAAAACCtaaccctataaacacatgtcatgacatacatgcactgagtagcatgttattatgctaggcaagcacctaagaaaagacgaaacccggtatcaTACTTAACgatacacttgagttgatttaaccttgaactagttcaaatagaaattgtaagatgaaatttaatattttatagtccaggaatgaataaaaatgattgtttggagttcgagggttcattaagggtaaaattaaaaattttgatgttcaggggtaaaatcgtcattttaccacctaagataataatttgataatggagtgaaatttttgaccaagattaactatttggagtataatttaattatagaaagtgaaaaagtttaattctggtgatttttggagtgtaggggcaaaatggtaattttaccacccgtggacaaaatttgagattttgagagaatttagatcaaatttgataaattggagaatggtatgagtataagggatgaaaaatacatctatgggcaatttttcaattttttaggcaaaaatgtaatttttcacttttacgggggtaaaagtgtaaatttcaaaaattactccaccgggactttggataagtctgagaattttatctaagctatggatatgtgtgacaagtgtatggtgaaaatttggaaacaaatggaagaaattttaaaaatgggccaatgggaaagtgacacgtggcattttttttaatgatataatattattttaatgaaaagtcagcccattgaaaccccattttaagtgctggccggccataggggagaacaagagagaaaatagagaggaaaggaagaaaaaaagaaaaactaaagagaaacaagaaaattcaaaggggaattcgcatttttcgcccgtttacgcatctaacggtaagatttttcgactttagcttgatttctacctttcttatgcctttatttccatttagcatgcttgaggagagagatttaaaagtgacatcaagggctggatgaaattctaggggagagattttgaaatttttaggttttgatttttagttaaattggtagttttagttagttaaatgtgtttagaaattaaattgggcaagaaagcattaaattttcacaatacccacccttggctgaatcagcaatgaggtacaatgatgatgatctgatttttattctaagagaaatgaagagaaaatgatgaaaaattgttaaatgtgatagaaaaacaaagtagaaaatttaccgagttaatgtcccatttttggcttaattttccaaggaggaaagtgaactgattttggtgattttagaaggttattggctgatatttaatggttacaaatgttggagagagaatgggacgatttagagctaaaatggagggcattagtaatttatcgggtaaaatgccaaaaataggttaataccgcgtttaagccatttttggctattgcatttcataccatgcattagtataggatttaagtcaaatatatagtgatttagcattaatgtgatgaattgagtaaatttttgaaatgtgtctaggaggagagccttctggtaaaggcaaggaaatcgtacccgacgagtagttatcggggtacctaaaaagcaattagtttatacaaacggtgagtaaacttattattattgtaaattatctagagtttatttttaaatactctttatctattttatgaaatgaaaacgagattaaaacgggatttttgatgttttacaaataaatgtgacaaataaagatatattggGTTNNNNNNNNNNNNNNNNNNNNNNNNNNNNNNNNNNNNNNNNNNNNNNNNNNNNNNNNNNNNNNNNNNNNNNNNNNNNNNNNNNNNNNNNNNNNNNNNNNNNNNNNNNNNNNNNNNNNNNNNNNNNNNNNNNNNNNNNNNNNNNNNNNNNNNNNNNNNNNNNNNNNNNNNNNNNNNNNNNNNNNNNNNNNNNNNNNNNNNNNNNNNNNNNNNNNNNNNNNNNNNNNNNNNNNNNNNNNNNNNNNNNNNNNNNNNNNNNNNNNNNNNNNNNNNNNNNNNNNNNNNNNNNNNNNNNNNNNNNNNNNNNNNNNNNNNNNNNNNNNNNNNNNNNNNNNNNNNNNNNNNNNNNNNNNNNNNNNNNNNNNNNNNNNNNNNNNNNNNNNNNNNNNNNNNNNNNNNNNNNNNNNNNNNNNNNNNNNNNNNNNNNNNNNNNNNNNNNNNNNNNNNNNNNNNNNNNNNNNNNNNNNNNNNNNNNNNNNNNNNNNNNNNNNNNNNNNNNNNNNNNNNNNNNNNNNNNNNNNNNNNNNNNNNNNNNNNNNNNNNNNNNNNNNNNNNNNNNNNNNNNNNNNNNNNNNNNNNNNNNNNNNNNNNNNNNNNNNNNNNNNNNNNNNNNNNNNNNNNNNNNNNNNNNNNNNNNNNNNNNNNNNNNNNNNNNNNNNNNNNNNNNNNNNNNNNNNNNNNNNNNNNagtaggtttctagcaccaacactgggtgtattttgggccacttgtcattgtaaccattattgtacattataactttgtaaatttttgtatgtgtgaatttattttacttacacgttacaaaagatttcttacacgtgtttctataaatattgttttatataaaaaaatgctatattttaatcaatattttgaatagtgatatttatctataaatccttttaaaatatttttgtcttttgatttacttgagcaaGAAACTactggaaattgtttaaaatggaatgtttaaaaacgattgctcacagaaaaggcaagaaattgatatgtaagcgttgcggggttctgattggcattttgggtaatgagtgtcaattgggacgtcacggcggttgtcatgggcccgagggaggtttcggATAGTGACAATCCTGCACCAACTCAGGCCgcaaaagtttcctttctcccacctctagccatcTAATAGGTGACCTGCACCTccgtccatataatgcctcaaatggtgccatttggatgctagctTAGAAACTATTGTTGtaggcaaattccactaagggCAGATATTGATCCCACCTGACCCCAAGGTCTATCACACAGGCCCTTAACATATCTTCCAATGTTTGTATCGTCCATTCAGACTATCCATCAGTCTGAGGGTGGAAAGCTGTGCTGAAGTCCAACTTAGTGCCTAACGCTTCCTGCAACTTTCCTGAGAACCTATTGGTGAACTGAGCTCCTctgtcagatactatagaaatggggaTACCATGCAGTCgtactatctcatccacataaactcgagCATACTGGGCAGCCCCGTAAGTAGTCTTAACCGAAAGAAAATGGGTTGACTTCGTTAACCGATCTACTATGATCCAAATCGAGTCATAGACCCCACTAGTTCGAGGCAAACCCATTACAAAGTCCATGGCAATATGCTCCCACTTTCACTCGGGTACTGGTAATGGCTGTAGTAGCCTCGCAAGCCTTAAATGCTCAGCCTTAACTTGCTGATGAACTAGGCATTTGGAGACAAACTCAGCTGCATCTCTTttaagtccttcccaccaatatacctatttcaaatcttgatacatctttgtagcccctAGATGTACCACATAAGCTGTCACGTGCActtcctccaatatttctctcctcagTCTATCCCTGTCCGGCACATAAAGTCTagttccatacctcaacactccatctgtgcctttgGTAAACGTCTTCCCTTTCCTTCCTTGAGGGtcctctaaggccttagcTACGAAatcatctttactttgtgcttcCTTAATCCGGTCTATTAAGATAGGCgtcactctaaaatgtgctagcaatgcaTTTGCCTCCGAAACTTCCAAATGCACACTcatgtctcccaagctatgAATCTCCCTAATCAAGGACCTCCTATTTGTGGAGATATGTGCCAGACTTCCCATCGATTTTTGACTAAAGGCATCCACCACTACATTTGCCTTACCGGGATGGTAGAGAATAGtccaatcataatcctttagcaactccatccacctATGTTGCCATAAATTAAGATCCTTctgttgaaatatatacttcaagcttttgtggtccatatatatctcacaagtctcaccatacaaataatgtctccaaatctttaaggcaagcACAATTGCTGCCATCTCCAAATCGTGTGCAgggtaattctgctcatgccttttaagtttcCTTGATGCATACACAATCACCTTCCCCTtctgcattaatacacaccctaaaccaaCTCGCGATGCATCACAGAATACCGTATAACCCCCTATGCCTTGTGGTAGGCTTAATACTAGAGCTatggtgagacatgccttaagcttctcaaagctatcctcacaagcatcaggccactcaaattttgtatccttaTGCGTCAGCTTAGTCAGAGGGGCGACTATTTTTGTGAAGTCCTTCACAAATCGATGATAATAGCCagccaaacccaaaaagattttaatctCCATAAttgatgttggccttggccacttttccactacttcaactttctttgaatcaacttgtaccccatccttagataccacatgtcccaagaatgcaacacattcaaaccaaaactcacacttggagaacttggcatacaatcgatgtactttcaaaatttagagcactatcttaagatgctgctcATGCTCCTCCCTACTCCTCGAGTCGATCaagatatcatcaataaacactaCCACGGACTTGtccaaataaggcttgaacactcggtgcatcaaatccataaaagCCTCAAGAGCATTTGTGAGCCCGAATGGcatcaccaagaactcatagtgcccatacCTTGTT
This window encodes:
- the LOC108661161 gene encoding uncharacterized protein LOC108661161, whose amino-acid sequence is MELLKDYDWTILYHPGKANVVVDAFSQKSMGSLAHISTNRRSLIREIHSLGDMSVHLEVSEANALLAHFRVTPILIDRIKEAQSKDDFVAKALEDPQGRKGKTFTKGTDGVLRYGTRLYVPDRDRLRREILEEVHVTAYVVHLGATKIGVYDSIWIIVDRLTKSTHFLSVKTTYGAAQYARVYVDEIVRLHGIPISIVSDRGAQFTNRFSGKLQEALGTKLDFSTAFHPQTDG